The genomic interval TTTCCTCTCAAACATAATGTAGTATCAGCATACTTGGTGTCCTCTGCTTTGTGTCGGGCTTTGCTGCTCAATGCTTAAATTTGGAAATAAATAGCAAAGCAATACCATATGATACCAAGACGCCATCACGTTTTTACACTGACTTGTTTCACTTTAGATGGACGAGTAGTTGCTGCACCGCTTGTGTCCCTGTTGGTTAGTCTCTGGCAGACCTTTGGCACTTAGCATTTAGCTACAGCtagcatgttttatgtttatgatgGCTTCCTCATCATGTGGTATTTAGCTACAGCtagcatgttttatgtttatgatgGCTTCCTCATCATGTGGTATTTAGCTAtagctagcatgttttatgtttatgatgGCTTCCTCATCATGTGGTATTTAGCTAtagctagcatgttttatgtttatgatgGCTTCCTCATCATGTGGTATTTAGCTACAGCtagcatgttttatgtttatgatgGCTTCCTCATCATGTGGTATTTAGCTAtagctagcatgttttatgtttatgatgGCTTCCTCATCATGTGGTATTTAGCTACAGCTaggatgttttatgtttatgatgGCTTCCTCATCATGTGGTATTTAGCTATAGCTaggatgttttatgtttatgatgGCTTCCTCGTCATGTGGTATTTAGCTAtagctagcatgttttatgtttatgatgGCTTCCTCATCATGTGGTATTTAGCTACAGCtagcatgttttatgtttatgatgGCTTCCTCATCATGTGGTATTTAGCTACAGCtagcatgttttatgtttatgatgGCTTCCTCATCATGTGGTATTTAGCTAtagctagcatgttttatgtttatgatgGCTTCCTCATCATGTGGTATTTAGCTACAGCtagcatgttttatgtttatgatgGCTTCCTCATCATGTGGTATTTAGCTATAGCTAGGATGCAACATGTGTGTGAAACAGCGAACGTGAGCTCAGGAGAAGTTAGGACAGGCAGGAGGGGggaaaggagcgcttgatttgcacCCCTGGTAGAAATGTTAGTGTTTGTGGCCGTCCTTGTCCTTGCTACTGATGAGTCCAAGTAGCGCTGCAACCGCCAAGCCTACGGCACTCATGGTCACCCCCGTGAGCAAGATGGCTTCTCCCGCTTGTCGCACCTGCAAACAACCAAATATCAGTGACTGCGCCGCCCATCAAGGTCATGTTTACCGACCTGCCGGGACTCGGGCTTGCCGTAACGCAGGTTGGTGACAAAGTGCTCACAGTTGGCACTGATGATGCAGTAGCTTAGCATCTGGCCCACCAGCGCCAGGGCCTCCCTCACCACGTCGTCGGACAGGCGGGGCTTGTACTTGTGGTCCAGGTGGTTGTTGACTCTGTAGCGGTCCTTCCCCACCACCTCCCACAGCTCCTCTCGCTTCACAAGCGCTCTGTCCGCAAAGATGGACATCTTGCTGCCGGGGCCCGCCCCTGCACACTCGGCTGCAGGCACATGGTGATGTCACTTTGAATGGACTTGGAATGTTTGTAGCTGGAAGCTAAAATGTCAGACAAAGCGAGTATTTGTATGACAGTATACCTTAGTATAGAGTATGTGGTAAAGGTGGCTGTACAGTACTTAAGTAAGTCAAGTAAGTCTTATTCAGTGTACTCAGGAGGGGGCAGGCATTGGTTAGATCCGTCATCTGTGTTTCCATCCATGATACGTCACATGATCACCCTCGTAGCGTGGAACCATCAGCAAAATAAGGAAAGGACCGGCACCGGCACTTTAGTCATACAAAGACCAAAGTTGCAAAGTAGAACTCCATCCAAAAATGACTTGACATGTAAATCTATGAGGACCTTAGCGTGCACTGCCCATCATGGGCATTCTGCCCCTTGGATGTCTAACACTTTTATTGCAGTCATAGAGGGGGGGGCTTCTTAGGCGAGGGTGGAAGAGCCACTTACAGGGTGGGGCCAAATGAACAACAGCGCCGTGGCCCACGTACAAGGCCCAGTGCTGGTAGCTGCCACGGAAGATCTCCACCATGTCCCCAGGCTGGACCTTCTCATCACAGTCCTCCAGggaggaaaaacacacacaatcagacATCCACACGGAATGACATCAAAACACTGGATGGCTTCAACTGGACGAGCTTTCTTACGGATGCTGCCATCTTTTCCTTCCTGTCAACAAAGCACACGAGACCAACCTTAGACAATCATTCTATTGCAATACACCACGCTCTATGCTACAGTATGCTATGCTACGCTACAGTATGCTATGCTACGCTACCCttattgtcatattgtcatattgttattttcatgaaaaCCGAGTTAGTTTGAAGCTTCAATTTCAATTAAAGAAAGTGAGTGGACTCGGATCGGGATACTGTTAGCAAGTATTATAAATACAGCAGGAAAGTTGCTGTTAGCATGATCTACCATCAGCTGGCCGGAAGGAAGCCAGAAGAACAGCAAAGCCATCGTTAGCATGATCTACCATCAGCTGGCCGGAAGGAAGCCAGAAGAACAGCAAAGCCATCGTTAGCATGATCTACCATCAGCTGGCCGGAAGGAAGCCAGGAGGAGAGCAGTTGACCGAGGCTGTGCTAACCTTCCGTCTGTCGCTGCTAGCCGTCCGGCGGATCGAACAGTCGCACCTCGTCAACAAAGTCACGTCGCCTTTTTTAAGCTGAGCCGTCAGAGATCAGCTGAGCGtttccttcaaaataaaagtcgcGCCATAATAAAAGGTGAAATGTCATATAGTTCCGGCCTAGAGAGACCCCGGGGACAGTTTGCGTTTTGATGTTGATGGTTTTGGACGAGAAGCTCCGTGTTGGtgtgcttttactttgacaCCAGTCATGAGCTCGCAACCCTTTTGTATtcctttattttttcctttctttctttcatttctcCAAGACTTGCACTGGAGTCAAACCCAGCAGATGTATTTGCTCTGGACATGCTGTGGGAAGCATCATTCCATGGTGCCTGTCCAGGAATGCATGCAGGCGCTTTGCAGATGAGAACGAGGAAGATCATAATAACTGCTGGTCTACAAATATGGACTATATTCAGATTCCATATCAAAGCTGCACTAAATAAGAGCCCACATCCAAACACTCGACTGAGGACAGTGACGCGCCGCGGATACATAGGAGGAACAAGATGACAAGATGAGGTGCTCAGCTTTACTAAAACCTACCAACCCATCTGGACGGCTAAAACATCAGGTGAGGGATACCTTCACTGGCATGGCTGCCGGATGACACCGTCTCCTATGCTGCTTATCTTCAGGGTGgcggggctatgctggagcctatcccagcccacaccgggcgagaggcaggatacgccctggaccggtggccagccaggACGTGAACTCTTCCTTCCCCAAACACGGAATTGCTATCACAGACGGGCTGGAAGGAGAAGCGGATGCTCTGGAAGAGAAGAAGGTCAAGGATGGTCTTCCTAGTGTATTGAAAGGGATTTGGAGCTCTGGAAGAGAAGAAGGTCAAGGATGGTCTTCCTAGTGTATTGAAAGGGATTTGGAGCTCTGGAAGAGAAGAAGGTCAAGGATGGTCTTCCTAGTGTATTGCAAGGGATTTGGAGCAACGTCAAGGTGGCTGGACTCCACGGGTGGACAAAGCCTACTGTACAGTAAAGAGCATGGAACAAGGGAAATGGTGTCTGTGTGCCAATATGCAAAGGGATGGTGTGAGGGAATGATCAGGGATGGATTCCagggcttcttcctactcctctcCAGACATGCTCAATCCAGAATCCTGTACCCCACTAAGCGTGTCTGCAACACTAAACCATTGCAGAACTCACTTAATCCAGGTCCTAACAGTATAGCTTTAGATTTTTGTAGTCGTCTCGTatgtttaaaacacacacatatatatacatatatatacctatatatatatcattaccCATGTAATAATAAGCATTATAAGAATCTATTTTTCTGCAAGTCGTTTTGTGTTCCTTTTGTTGTGGATATTTAGATTTTGTCATCCGTGAGCGAACCGTGAAATAAAAGCTGGTCTGGTGGGACGAATTAAGACGCAAGCCAGAGCAGGCCGGGAGGAAAGCAAGCAATATTCCAGACGGGCGCCAGATGGCGCTGGTGATCATCGACAGGCCGCGATGGGTTCCGGTCACCACCATCGAAGGAGAAGGAACTTCCGGCCAAGGAGCGTCTATGGTGTGTAGTTTGCCAGAGGCCGGTGAGCTAAAGGAGTCCGTCTCGGTCCCCCATAGCCGCCGGGAGCGTGTTGATGTAGAAGGTGGATGCTAAAAGAGCAAACATGTCGTTGGTGTTTGACGGGAGCCCCCTGAAAGCGATGCCGAGCTCCCACACTCACACGCCGCAGACCGTCCTGAGGTGAGCGGCGAGAACCGCCCGTCGTCTACTAGCGAACACGCTACCGAATGTTATATCGTACACCgtacatatgtattttatttatttgtattttgtcacCAGCATACACATTATGTACTACTA from Doryrhamphus excisus isolate RoL2022-K1 chromosome 23, RoL_Dexc_1.0, whole genome shotgun sequence carries:
- the LOC131110197 gene encoding phospholipase A and acyltransferase 3-like, which gives rise to MAASDCDEKVQPGDMVEIFRGSYQHWALYVGHGAVVHLAPPSECAGAGPGSKMSIFADRALVKREELWEVVGKDRYRVNNHLDHKYKPRLSDDVVREALALVGQMLSYCIISANCEHFVTNLRYGKPESRQVRQAGEAILLTGVTMSAVGLAVAALLGLISSKDKDGHKH